A single Eleginops maclovinus isolate JMC-PN-2008 ecotype Puerto Natales chromosome 5, JC_Emac_rtc_rv5, whole genome shotgun sequence DNA region contains:
- the LOC134864969 gene encoding uncharacterized protein LOC134864969 isoform X1, with protein MAFANLFTRLSAVVEDGRSPSQAAFKHRDEPENGKRGNARKRKPQAEQTGPYKKKQFHQAQTPRGNHATSFRDKGVKAMHYNMHKTQSENQITKGQNYRTKNNHNGRKQQQQQQQQKKKPESQTNQHQQRDRWTAANRGGGHQSRPAWGEGGGDGEYKNNKQEDHVQRPRFMTDEFKDHNGVLVNGRLVCRHFLFGRCIKGDTCQLEHIQGYNDVVKEVCKFYVQGSCTKGESCPYMHKSFPCKFFHRRGRCSQEEQCRFSHEPLNDITTKLLDKALQKENDLREQTKKSEQETLGPTEDSEIIEAEGTPDIPLQPLKLFFYNSVEANTEKETTLCATEALANEAAVPPYAPEAAQHHPAQSSYLNPAEAVCHSVEAVLGPQLFKPFPRLFTTPEESGSANQKEVPYSVNAVLSACKSTLPIVQTVSYTPKTDREEITYPLLSSETPNKKVLNSENARNEVNKSGMFKSLNVHTGLVSKTCPSLTPAYRDYSQQGAYTQKSLKPAHRTAHGSTSHKSILPRPSNNSPKQPAQLRPHISVLTPESQASVRSSPSSSFTRSKVGFAATVPPVTSSIYTTDSTNSVCGHSAAKHLPLPSKNTQSGLKRGTHCSTEITAECSSKMSHGTDVDVGCKKALRRPFHSLSESTITVTTSSCPQSSPPESADRVKSVFEMEKASARSFLSLFAAPLGAAQTGDVKTSSGSEKTINNETNSKQSTFKSKKHLLNQFINAVKEIPDVSRSPNPKLEKKDSSLAHIDQPTKQKLAPVCGLVSNSTHARQQLPAISSHKGSAVASSASSVLKNLFLSLSPYQQDAEPQGE; from the exons atggCTTTCGCAAACCTGTTCACGAGACTGTCTGCTGTGGTAGAGGATGGCAGGAGCCCTAGCCAGGCTGCCTTTAAACACAG ggACGAGCCAGAGAATGGAAAACGAGGCAATGCCAGAAAGAGGAAGCCCCAGGCTGAGCAGACTGGCCCTTATAAAAAG AAGCAATTTCACCAAGCCCAGACACCCAGAGGTAATCATGCTACATCCTTCAGAGACAAAGGCGTCAAGGCCATGCACTACAATATGCATAAGACTCAGAGTGAAAACCAAATCACCAAAGGTCAGAATTACAGAACTAAAAATAACCATAATgggaggaagcagcagcagcagcagcagcagcagaaaaagaagCCGGAGAGCCAGACAAATCAGCACCAGCAGAGGGACAGATGGACCGCTGCTAACAGAGGTGGAGGCCATCAGTCTAGACCTGCTTGgggagaaggtggaggagacggtgaatataaaaataataagcag GAGGACCATGTGCAACGTCCAAGGTTCATGACTGATGAGTTCAAGGACCACAATGGTGTGCTGGTGAATGGGCGCTTAGTTTGTCGACATTTCCTCTTCGGAAGGTGCATCAAG GGGGACACCTGTCAGCTGGAACACATTCAGGGTTACAATGATGTCGTCAAAGAAGTGTGCAAATTCTACGTCCAAGGATCCTGCACAAAAGGAGAGAGCTGCCCATACATGCATAA GTCTTTCCCCTGCAAGTTCTTCcacagaagaggaagatgtTCTCAAGAAGAACAATGCAGGTTCTCCCATGAGCCCCTTAATGACATCACAACCAAACTGTTGGATAAG GCATTACAAAAGGAAAACGACCTCAGGGAACAAACTAAAAAATCTGAACAGGAGACTTTGGGACCGACAGAAGATTCAGAAATTATAGAAGCAGAGGGGACCCCAGATATACCCCTGCAACCACTCAA actTTTCTTTTACAACAGCGTAGAAGCCAATACCGAGAAGGAAACCACGTTATGTGCGACTGAAGCACTGGCTAATGAGGCAGCTGTCCCACCATATGCACCGGAAGCTGCCCAGCATCACCCGGCCCAGTCAAGTTATTTGAATCCTGCGGAAGCAGTCTGTCATTCAGTTGAAGCTGTTCTTGGACCTCAACTTTTCAAACCTTTCCCTCGCCTCTTTACTACTCCTGAAGAGTCTGGGTCTGCAAACCAAAAGGAGGTTCCTTACTCTGTGAATGCTGTTCTCAGTGCCTGTAAATCAACCCTTCCTATTGTACAAACTGTATCCTACACTCCAAAAACTGACCGCGAAGAGATCACCTATCCTCTGCTCAGCTCAGAAACTCCAAATAAGAAGGTATTGAATTCAGAAAATGCCAGAAATGAAGTAAACAAATCAGGAATGTTCAAGAGCCTCAACGTGCACACTGGCCTGGTTTCCAAGACCTGCCCTAGTCTCACTCCGGCCTACAGGGACTACAGTCAGCAAGGTGCCTATACGCAAAAATCTCTGAAACCTGCTCACAGGACTGCTCATGGAAGCACTAGTCACAAAAGCATTTTGCCAAGACCTTCTAATAATTCTCCCAAACAGCCTGCACAGTTGAGGCCACATATCTCTGTTCTGACGCCTGAATCACAAGCCTCAGTTAGGTCGTCACCCTCTTCAAGTTTCACCAGATCTAAAGTTGGATTTGCTGCTACAGTTCCACCTGTCACCAGCTCCATTTACACAACTGATTCTACAAATTCTGTCTGTGGTCATTCTGCAGCCAAACATCTGCCCCTGCCCTCCAAAAACACTCAATCTGGCCTCAAACGTGGCACACATTGTTCcactgaaatcacagctgagtGCAGCAGTAAGATGTCACATGGCACTGATGTGGACGTCGGATGTAAGAAGGCTCTGAGAAGACCCTTTCACAGCCTTTCCGAAAGCACAATCACAGTAACAACTTCCTCTTGTCCTCAATCTTCCCCTCCAGAGTCTGCAGATCgtgttaaaagtgtgtttgagaTGGAAAAAGCCTCTGCCAGGTCCTTCCTCAGCCTTTTTGCTGCCCCTCTCGGTGCTGCTCAGACAGGTGATGTAAAGACTTCCTCTGGTTCGGAAAAGACaattaataatgaaacaaacTCCAAACAAAGCACTTTTAAATCAAAGAAACATCTACTAAACCAGTTTATAAATGCGGTCAAAGAAATCCCTGATGTTTCAAGATCACCTAATCCTAAATTAGAAAAGAAAGACAGTTCTTTGGCGCATATTGATCAGCCTACGAAGCAGAAGCTGGCTCCTGTCTGCGGCCTTGTGTCCAATTCAACCCATGCTCGTCAGCAGCTGCCTGCCATCTCATCCCACAAAG GATCTGCAGTAGCATCCTCTGCGAGCTCAGTTCTAAAGAATCTCTTTCTGAGCCTAAGCCCGTACCAGCAGGATGCAGAGCCACAG GGAGAGTGA
- the LOC134864969 gene encoding zinc finger CCCH domain-containing protein 6-like isoform X2 produces the protein MAFANLFTRLSAVVEDGRSPSQAAFKHRDEPENGKRGNARKRKPQAEQTGPYKKKQFHQAQTPRGNHATSFRDKGVKAMHYNMHKTQSENQITKGQNYRTKNNHNGRKQQQQQQQQKKKPESQTNQHQQRDRWTAANRGGGHQSRPAWGEGGGDGEYKNNKQEDHVQRPRFMTDEFKDHNGVLVNGRLVCRHFLFGRCIKGDTCQLEHIQGYNDVVKEVCKFYVQGSCTKGESCPYMHKSFPCKFFHRRGRCSQEEQCRFSHEPLNDITTKLLDKALQKENDLREQTKKSEQETLGPTEDSEIIEAEGTPDIPLQPLKLFFYNSVEANTEKETTLCATEALANEAAVPPYAPEAAQHHPAQSSYLNPAEAVCHSVEAVLGPQLFKPFPRLFTTPEESGSANQKEVPYSVNAVLSACKSTLPIVQTVSYTPKTDREEITYPLLSSETPNKKSLQIVLKVCLRWKKPLPGPSSAFLLPLSVLLRQVM, from the exons atggCTTTCGCAAACCTGTTCACGAGACTGTCTGCTGTGGTAGAGGATGGCAGGAGCCCTAGCCAGGCTGCCTTTAAACACAG ggACGAGCCAGAGAATGGAAAACGAGGCAATGCCAGAAAGAGGAAGCCCCAGGCTGAGCAGACTGGCCCTTATAAAAAG AAGCAATTTCACCAAGCCCAGACACCCAGAGGTAATCATGCTACATCCTTCAGAGACAAAGGCGTCAAGGCCATGCACTACAATATGCATAAGACTCAGAGTGAAAACCAAATCACCAAAGGTCAGAATTACAGAACTAAAAATAACCATAATgggaggaagcagcagcagcagcagcagcagcagaaaaagaagCCGGAGAGCCAGACAAATCAGCACCAGCAGAGGGACAGATGGACCGCTGCTAACAGAGGTGGAGGCCATCAGTCTAGACCTGCTTGgggagaaggtggaggagacggtgaatataaaaataataagcag GAGGACCATGTGCAACGTCCAAGGTTCATGACTGATGAGTTCAAGGACCACAATGGTGTGCTGGTGAATGGGCGCTTAGTTTGTCGACATTTCCTCTTCGGAAGGTGCATCAAG GGGGACACCTGTCAGCTGGAACACATTCAGGGTTACAATGATGTCGTCAAAGAAGTGTGCAAATTCTACGTCCAAGGATCCTGCACAAAAGGAGAGAGCTGCCCATACATGCATAA GTCTTTCCCCTGCAAGTTCTTCcacagaagaggaagatgtTCTCAAGAAGAACAATGCAGGTTCTCCCATGAGCCCCTTAATGACATCACAACCAAACTGTTGGATAAG GCATTACAAAAGGAAAACGACCTCAGGGAACAAACTAAAAAATCTGAACAGGAGACTTTGGGACCGACAGAAGATTCAGAAATTATAGAAGCAGAGGGGACCCCAGATATACCCCTGCAACCACTCAA actTTTCTTTTACAACAGCGTAGAAGCCAATACCGAGAAGGAAACCACGTTATGTGCGACTGAAGCACTGGCTAATGAGGCAGCTGTCCCACCATATGCACCGGAAGCTGCCCAGCATCACCCGGCCCAGTCAAGTTATTTGAATCCTGCGGAAGCAGTCTGTCATTCAGTTGAAGCTGTTCTTGGACCTCAACTTTTCAAACCTTTCCCTCGCCTCTTTACTACTCCTGAAGAGTCTGGGTCTGCAAACCAAAAGGAGGTTCCTTACTCTGTGAATGCTGTTCTCAGTGCCTGTAAATCAACCCTTCCTATTGTACAAACTGTATCCTACACTCCAAAAACTGACCGCGAAGAGATCACCTATCCTCTGCTCAGCTCAGAAACTCCAAATAAGAAG AGTCTGCAGATCgtgttaaaagtgtgtttgagaTGGAAAAAGCCTCTGCCAGGTCCTTCCTCAGCCTTTTTGCTGCCCCTCTCGGTGCTGCTCAGACAGGTGATGTAA
- the LOC134864232 gene encoding group XIIB secretory phospholipase A2-like protein, with protein sequence MTRWALFAPLLLLLGLCLHSAVSQDAEEPAAETPPPPPPPPPPASDGTQAEEEDGDWGINSLRGGFESVGGYFDSMLEFMGGRDGVCQYRCRYGKAPLPRPDYQMPEPDGCGSYFFGLPVPDGVDMGIPAMTKCCNQLDMCYDTCGSNKYRCDSKFRWCLHSICSDLKKSLGFVSKVEACEAVADTFFNTVWTLGCRPYMNGQRAACFCQGEDKDEL encoded by the exons ATGACCCGTTGGGCCCTCTTTGCTCCCCTCCTACTCCTGCTGGGCCTGTGCCTCCACAGTGCTGTCAGTCAGGATGCTGAGGAGCCAGCTGCTgaaacaccaccaccaccaccaccaccaccacccccggCCTCTGATGGCACGCAGGCGGAGGAAGAGGACGGTGACTGGGGAATAAACTCCCTGAGAGGCGGCTTTGAGTCGGTCGGTGGATACTTTGACTCCATGCTGGAGTTCATGGGTGGACGTGATGGAGTGTGCCAATACCGCTGTCGATATG GTAaagctcctcttcctcgcccGGACTACCAGATGCCTGAACCTGACGGCTGTGGCTCCTACTTCTTTGGTCTTCCTGTTCCAGATGGG GTGGACATGGGCATCCCCGCCATGACCAAGTGTTGCAATCAGCTGGACATGTGTTATGACACCTGCGGCTCCAACAAGTACCGCTGCGACTCCAAGTTCCGCTGGTGCCTCCACAGCATCTGCTCCGACCTCAAGAAGAGCCTCGGCTTTGTGTCAAAAGTTGAAg caTGTGAAGCAGTAGCAGACACCTTTTTCAACACGGTGTGGACTCTGGGCTGCAGGCCCTACATGAACGGCCAGAGAGCAGCATGCTTCTGTCAAGGAGAGGATAAAGATGAACTTTAG